In the genome of Acidovorax sp. 69, the window ACTGCGTGCCGAGGGCCTGGGCATCCTGGTGGTGGAGCACGACATGGAGTTTGTGATGAACCTGGCTGACCGTATCACCGTGCTGGAGTTCGGCACGGTGATTGCCGAGGGAACCCCGGCGCAGGTGCAGCGCAACCAGCGTGTGCTCGATGCCTACCTGGGCGGTGCCGACGATGACCTGTCCGCTGCCAAGGCTGCTGCGGCCGCCGCTGAAGGAGCCACCGCATGACCGCCTTGCTGCAACTGCAGGATATTTCGGTGTCGTATGGCCCGGTGGAAGCCGTCCACCAGGTGCGGCTCGATGTGAATGAGGGCGAGATCGTCACCGTGATCGGCCCCAATGGCGCCGGCAAGACCACGCTGCTGTGCGCTGCCATGGGCCTGTTGCCGGCCAGTGGCTCCATCACCCTGGCTGGCGAGCGCATTGCTCGCCCCAGCGTGGAAGCGATGGTGGCACGCGGCGTAGCCCTGGTGCCCGAAAAGCGCGAGCTGTTTGGCGAGATGTCGGTCGAGGACAACCTGCTGTTGGGTGGCTTCTCGCGCTGGCGCCGTGGCCAGCGCGACCAGGCGCAGCGCATGCAAGAGGTCTTTGAGATTTTCCCGCGCCTGCGCGAGCGCCGCCCGCAGCTGGCGTCCACCCTCTCGGGCGGTGAGCGGCAGATGCTGGCCATCGGCCGTGCGCTGATGGCGCGGCCCCGTTTGTTGATGCTGGACGAACCCTCGCTGGGCCTGGCCCCGCTGATCGTGCGCGAGGTGCTGCAGGTGGTGTCCTCGCTGCGCCAACACGGTGTGTCGGTGCTGCTGGTGGAGCAGAACGCACGCGCCGCGCTGCGTGTCGCTGACCGCGCCTATGTGCTGGAGATGGGGGCTGTGGCGCTCACGGGCGACGCGCAGGACCTGCTCAATGACCGCCGCATCATCGATACCTACCTGGGTATAGGCGGTGCGGTGCACGCCCCGGTGCAAGCCGCCTGAGCGCTGGCCAGGAAACCCTTGCGTTCCGTGCGTTGTGGCGTGATGCCACAGCGCCCGTTTCACCACCCTTGCATCTGCCTGGCTTGGCCTGGCACTGCGAGGATATTTTCGTCGTGACGACGCAGCATCCAACGGCAGGAGACAACACAACATGGCAGCAGGAGTTCAATGCGTCCCCAGCGCGGGCGTCGTACGCAGGCGCACAGCGCTTGCGATGGCCCTCGGCTGGGCCGCAGGTTCGGCCACGGCCCAGGACATTGCGGGCGTGACCGACAGCGAGATCGTCATCGGCCAGTCGTGCCAGCTCAGCGGTCCGCTCGCCGCGCTCACGAGCGAGGTGCGCCAAGGCGCCAGTCTTTACTTCGATCACGTCAACGCATCGGGTGGCGTGCGCGGTCGCAAGATCCGCGTGGTTGCCATCGACGATGCCTATGACCCCACGAAGGCGGCCGAGAACACGCGCAAGCTGATCGACGAGGACAAGGTGATCGCGTTGTTCCAGTACGCCGGCACGCCCCCGTCGTTGGCCGCCCTGCCGATTGCAGAGGAGCGCGGGGTGCCTCTCATCGCACCGTTCACAGGGACGGATGGTCTGCGACAGGCCGGTAGCCGCTATGTCTTCAACATCAAGGCGGGCTATGCCGCCGAGCTGGATGCCACCGTCAAGCAACTGGCCTCCGTGGGCATCACGCACATTGCGGCGGTCTACCTCAACAACCCTTTCGGCACCGGTGGGCTGGCGTCGGTCAAGACATCCGTCCAAGCCCATAAGGTGGGCCTGGTGGCCCAGGCTCCGCTGGAGGTGGATGGCTCGAAGATGGCAGAAGCCGTGGCCACGGTGGCCAAAACATCGCCCCAGGCCATCATCGTCATCAGTGCCGGCAAGCCCAGCGTGGATTTCGTGGATGCCTACCTGGCGGCCGGTCACCGATCGGCGTTTTACATGCTCTCGGTGATCAGCAACGCGCAGCTTGTCAAGGCACTGGGCGAACGGGCGCGTGGCATCGTGGTCTCGCAGGTGGTGCCATCGCCCTGGAACCAGAGCATGCCCGTCTCGCGCGAGTTCCAGGTCCTGGCCAAAGCCAAAGGCATCACCGAGTACACCTTCAGCCAGATGGAGGGCTTCATATCGGCCAAGTTCCTGGTCGAGGCGTTACTGCGTGCGGGCACCAAACCCACGCGCGCAGCGCTGGTGCAGGCGATGGAGTCGATGAAGAACGTGAGCCTGGGCGGCTACCCCGTGGAGTTGTCCGCCACGCAGCACAGCTCGGGCAAGTTCGTGGACTTGTTGATGATGGGCCGCGACGGCAAGTTCACAAAGTAGGGCGAATCAAAACCGCGACTGGTGGTCTTGGCACCGGGGATCGTGTGGGGCGCCTGGCCGCGATGCCGTGCCTGGCCAGAACCGCTGTGCTGCCGGTAGTGCGCTGCTTTTGCGGGGGGGCCGGCTTCGGCTCAGTGATTGAGGAGTGCCCCATCTGTGGCGGCCTCCAGCAGCCGCGTGAGCAGCGGGTGCATCACTTTGCGCGCGCTGTAGATCAGGTGGAACTGCTCTTGCACATCGGGCGTGGTGCCCACCTGCACCAGTCCATGCGTCTTTGCGAGGTGCTCGCCCAGCGACACCGGCGCAGGCATCACGCCCATGCCGGTGGCGGCAAAGGTGCTCAGCAGTGCGCTGTCTTCAAACTCCCCCGCGATGCGCGGGCGGATGCGCTCGCGCTCCAGCCAGTGGTCGATGCGGGCGCGCATGGCGGCGTGGTCGGTGGGCAGCAGTACGGGCACCACGGCCAGGCTGTGCGGAAAGTTTTTTTCAGCGGCCTCGGCCCATAGCGGCGGTGCGTACCAGGCGATGGCGCTGCTGCCCAGCAACTGGCTGGTCGTGCGCAGGGCCGGGTTGGGCGGAGCGGGCCGGTCGGCCAGCACGGCGTCGAGCTTGTGCAGTGCCAGCTCGCCCAGCAGGGGCTGGAACTCGCCCTCGTGGCACAACAGCCGCAGGTGGGGTTCGTCCAGCACGGGGGTCAGCAGCCGGTGCACGGCCAGCTTGGCAATGCCGTCCGAGATGCCCAGGTTCAGCCGCAGCGTCTGCCCGCTCGCGGCCTCGCGCACGCGCACGGGCAGCAGCTCGCCCAGCGCAAAGATGTGGTCCGCCTCGTGCAGCGCGGCCACGCCCGCGTCGGTCAGCACCAGGTTGCGCCCTTCGGTGCGCAGCAGGCTGACGCCCAGGGACTTTTCCAACTCGCGCACCTGAGCGCTGATGGTCTGCACGGCCATGTCCAGCCGCTCGGCGGCGCGCGCAATACCGCCTTCCTTGGCCACCACCCAGAAGTAGAAAAGATGGCGGTAATTGAAGCTCTGGCTCATGGCGTTCTCCTGGGATCAAACCGGTTTGGTTCGTAAAAACCGAACCAATACTACCAATATCACAGGTTTTTAAGAATTTACGGCGCCCCTACAGTGCGGTCTGTTGCCGGGTGGAGTGCCCGGCAGGATGAATGCCCTTTCGGAGGAAATGCATGGAAACGATAGGAACCTGGTGGATGTGGGCGGGTTTTGCCGTCTTTGTGGTCGTGGCCATCGCCATCGACCTGTTGGTGATGGAGCGGCAGGGCGCGCACAAGGTCACGATGAAAGAGGCCGTGCGCTGGAGCCTGCTCTGGTTCTCGCTCGCCTTTGTGTTTGTGGCCATTTTGTGGTGGTACCTCGACACCAGCCAGGGCCGAGAGGTCGCCAACACGGTATCGATGCAGTTCATTACCGGGTATCTGGTCGAAAAGAGCCTGTCGATCGACAACATCTTCGTCTTCCTGATGCTGTTCAGCTACTTCGCGGTGCCGCAGCAATACCAGAAGCGCGCGCTCATCATCGGCATCATCGGTGCCATCGTGCTGCGCACCTTGCTCATCCTGGCAGGCGCATGGCTGCTGGCCACCTTCCACTGGCTGCTGTATGTGTTCGGCGCGTTCCTGGTGATTACCGGCGCCAAGATGTGGTTTGCTGCCGGGCAAGAGCCCGACATTGCCACCAACCCCGTGCTCAAGCTGCTCAAGAAGCGCATCCGCATCACCGACCAGTTTGATGGTGAAAAGCTGTCGACCCTGATCAACGGCGTAAAGCACTACACCCCGCTGTTTGTGGTGCTGGTGCTCATTGGCACCACCGACATCATCTTCGCGGTGGACAGCATCCCGGCCATCTTCGCGATCACCAGCGACCCGTTCATCGTGCTCACGGCCAACATCTTTGCCATCCTGGGTCTGCGCGCGCTGTACTTCCTGCTGGCCGACCTGGCCAACCGCTTCCATCTGTTGGCCTACGGCCTGGCGCTGGTGCTGGTATTCATTGGCGGCAAGATGTTGCTCATCGACCTGGTGAAGATACCCATCGGCTACGCGCTGCTGGTGACGGCTTCGCTGATCGCGGGCTCCATCTTCCTGTCGCTGCGCAGCTCGGGTGAGAGCGCCCACGGTGCTCCCGCGCTGCCCCGCAAGGATTGAGCGCCGTGGTAACCCAGACCCTGTGTTCCCTGCGCCGCTGGCTGCGCGCTCTGGAGCCCAAGGCGCGCGCACATCTGGGGCGTGGATGGCTGGCGCAGTTCCAGCCCTGGCTGGAGCAGCGGGCACTGTTCCGCTTTCAGCGCCAGCCACTGGCGCGCGGGGTGGCAGCAGGCATGTTCTGCGGCCTGATCCCTGGGCCGTTGCAGATCCCCGGCACGCTGCTGGTGTGCGCCTGGCTGCGCGGTAACGTGGTGGCGGGCGGTGTGGCCACGTTCTATACCAACCCCCTCACCACGGTGCCGCTGTATGCGCTGGCTTTCTGTCTGGGCGCACTGGTGATGCCAGGCCTGCAGACGCTGCCCGACTGGAGCGGCCTGGCTCCGGGCGGAGACTTTTCGGTGCAGGCGCTGGGGGCCTGGATGCAAGCGCTGGGTATGCCGCTGCTCGCAGGCCTGCCCATTCTGGGGCTGCTGATGGCGGTGCTGGGCTACGCCACGGTGCAACTGCTGTGGCTGGCCCCCGCTTTGCAGCGCAAGCGCCGGTGGGAGCGCAGCCGCTGAGCCTTCTCTTCGGCGTGTGATCCGCGCGCGACCCCAGGCCTGTGCAGCCGATGAACGGGGGCGTGCCACGGGTGGCGCCCCCGTTCATCGGGAGGCGGCGAAGCCACCCAGGGGTCAGTCCAGCCTGACTCCGACCTTGGTGATGACCCGGCCCCACTTCTCCCGCTCGGAGCGCGCAAAGCTGCCCATTTGCGCGGCGGTGCCGGGCATGGGCTCTACGCCCAGGGCCTGCAGGCGGGCCTTGGTGCGCGTGTCGGCCAGGGCCGTCTGCAGCGCCTTGCTGAAGTGGGCCACCATGTCGGTCGAAGCGCCCGC includes:
- a CDS encoding LysR family transcriptional regulator; the encoded protein is MSQSFNYRHLFYFWVVAKEGGIARAAERLDMAVQTISAQVRELEKSLGVSLLRTEGRNLVLTDAGVAALHEADHIFALGELLPVRVREAASGQTLRLNLGISDGIAKLAVHRLLTPVLDEPHLRLLCHEGEFQPLLGELALHKLDAVLADRPAPPNPALRTTSQLLGSSAIAWYAPPLWAEAAEKNFPHSLAVVPVLLPTDHAAMRARIDHWLERERIRPRIAGEFEDSALLSTFAATGMGVMPAPVSLGEHLAKTHGLVQVGTTPDVQEQFHLIYSARKVMHPLLTRLLEAATDGALLNH
- a CDS encoding ABC transporter ATP-binding protein: MTALLQLQDISVSYGPVEAVHQVRLDVNEGEIVTVIGPNGAGKTTLLCAAMGLLPASGSITLAGERIARPSVEAMVARGVALVPEKRELFGEMSVEDNLLLGGFSRWRRGQRDQAQRMQEVFEIFPRLRERRPQLASTLSGGERQMLAIGRALMARPRLLMLDEPSLGLAPLIVREVLQVVSSLRQHGVSVLLVEQNARAALRVADRAYVLEMGAVALTGDAQDLLNDRRIIDTYLGIGGAVHAPVQAA
- a CDS encoding DUF2062 domain-containing protein; this encodes MVTQTLCSLRRWLRALEPKARAHLGRGWLAQFQPWLEQRALFRFQRQPLARGVAAGMFCGLIPGPLQIPGTLLVCAWLRGNVVAGGVATFYTNPLTTVPLYALAFCLGALVMPGLQTLPDWSGLAPGGDFSVQALGAWMQALGMPLLAGLPILGLLMAVLGYATVQLLWLAPALQRKRRWERSR
- a CDS encoding ABC transporter substrate-binding protein, encoding MAAGVQCVPSAGVVRRRTALAMALGWAAGSATAQDIAGVTDSEIVIGQSCQLSGPLAALTSEVRQGASLYFDHVNASGGVRGRKIRVVAIDDAYDPTKAAENTRKLIDEDKVIALFQYAGTPPSLAALPIAEERGVPLIAPFTGTDGLRQAGSRYVFNIKAGYAAELDATVKQLASVGITHIAAVYLNNPFGTGGLASVKTSVQAHKVGLVAQAPLEVDGSKMAEAVATVAKTSPQAIIVISAGKPSVDFVDAYLAAGHRSAFYMLSVISNAQLVKALGERARGIVVSQVVPSPWNQSMPVSREFQVLAKAKGITEYTFSQMEGFISAKFLVEALLRAGTKPTRAALVQAMESMKNVSLGGYPVELSATQHSSGKFVDLLMMGRDGKFTK
- a CDS encoding TerC family protein — translated: METIGTWWMWAGFAVFVVVAIAIDLLVMERQGAHKVTMKEAVRWSLLWFSLAFVFVAILWWYLDTSQGREVANTVSMQFITGYLVEKSLSIDNIFVFLMLFSYFAVPQQYQKRALIIGIIGAIVLRTLLILAGAWLLATFHWLLYVFGAFLVITGAKMWFAAGQEPDIATNPVLKLLKKRIRITDQFDGEKLSTLINGVKHYTPLFVVLVLIGTTDIIFAVDSIPAIFAITSDPFIVLTANIFAILGLRALYFLLADLANRFHLLAYGLALVLVFIGGKMLLIDLVKIPIGYALLVTASLIAGSIFLSLRSSGESAHGAPALPRKD